The genomic DNA GAAACCGGGCGTTTGCTGGGTTTGTACGAGAACAGTTTGTGCGCGATCAACTGGCCATGCGTTGAAGAATTGCCGGTCAGTTTCAGACTAAAGTCGCCTGTGGCACGTCAAAGCCATCTGCCATCATTGCAGCTCACCCCTGCGTGTCCACTTCCTCCCGGCTTATTTTGATCTGGGGCGGAAGCTATTTTTCTGGCTTGTTGCGCGCTTGCGTAAACGCTGCATTGTTGGAGTTTTCCATGCGTCCCCCATTTCCCCTCATCACCGCGCGCCAGTCGTTTGGCTTCGGAGCCTTTGTGCTGTGCGCCGGTTTTACCGCACAGGTTCAGGCCAGCGGATTCCTTGAAGACACCACGGCGAAAATCGAATCGCGCACGGTGTATTTCAACCGCGATTTCCGTGATGGGCACACGTCCAGTGATCAGGGCGGATCCAAGCGCGAAGAGTCGGCACAGGGCTTTATCCTCAATCTGCAATCGGGTTACACCGAGGGCACGGTGGGTTTCGGTATCGATGCGCTGGGCATGCTCGGCTTGCAACTCGATTCCAGCCCTGACCGCAGCAATAGCGGCTTGCTGCCATCGAGCGGCAACGACCCGCGCGGTTCGAAAGGCCAGTACGCCAAGATGGGCCTGACGGCGAAAGTGAAGGTCTCGGACACCGTGCTGAAGTACGGCGCGCTGCTGCCGGATCTGCCGCTGTTGAAATACAACGACGGCCGTTTGCTGCCGACGATGTTCAACGGCGCGATGCTCACTTCAAAGGAAGTGAAGGATCTGACCTTTATGGCGGCGCGTCTGGACAAGTACACCGCGCGTGATTCCACCGACTCGCAAGACATCCGCGTGCATTGCAAGAACAAGCGCTATGCGTGCAACACCACCGCCGACCATTTCGACATGTACGGCTTTGATTACAAGATCAATGATCGTCTGACGGCGCAGTATCACTACGCGGAACTTGAAGACATCTACCGTCAGCACTTCGTGGGGCTGCTGGGCAATCAGCCGCTGGGCAGCGGTGTGTTGAAGGCCGATCTGCGCTTGCTGAAAAGTGCCGACAGTGGGAATGCAAAAGCCGGTTCCATCGACAACCGTGCGTTGAGCGGCATGCTGTCTTACGCCATCAGCGGCCACACGTTCAGTGGCGGCTGGCAGCGCATGAACGGCGATAACTCGATGCCGTACCTCGATGGCAGCAACCCGTATCTGGTCAACTATGTGCAGGTCAACGACTTTGCCGCCGCGCAGGAACGTTCCTGGCAACTGCGTTACGACTATGACTTCAAGGCGATCGGCATCAACGGTCTGAGTTTCCTGACCCGTTACGTGAACGGTGATCACATCAAGGTGTTGGGCAGTGATCAGGAAGGTAAAGAGTGGGAGCGTGATAGCGAGTTGAAGTACGTGATT from Pseudomonas baetica includes the following:
- a CDS encoding OprD family porin — protein: MRPPFPLITARQSFGFGAFVLCAGFTAQVQASGFLEDTTAKIESRTVYFNRDFRDGHTSSDQGGSKREESAQGFILNLQSGYTEGTVGFGIDALGMLGLQLDSSPDRSNSGLLPSSGNDPRGSKGQYAKMGLTAKVKVSDTVLKYGALLPDLPLLKYNDGRLLPTMFNGAMLTSKEVKDLTFMAARLDKYTARDSTDSQDIRVHCKNKRYACNTTADHFDMYGFDYKINDRLTAQYHYAELEDIYRQHFVGLLGNQPLGSGVLKADLRLLKSADSGNAKAGSIDNRALSGMLSYAISGHTFSGGWQRMNGDNSMPYLDGSNPYLVNYVQVNDFAAAQERSWQLRYDYDFKAIGINGLSFLTRYVNGDHIKVLGSDQEGKEWERDSELKYVIQTGTFKDVSLRLRNATYRTNYEKFARDVDETRVIVSYSFSVL